A genomic window from Paucibacter sp. KCTC 42545 includes:
- a CDS encoding OmpA family protein: protein MKTLTLSPKTSTLPATLLLTGLLLGACASTPPTPPPALVDARQAVANAAADPMVRLHAPLELKTANDSLSRANALLLKGDASSDLDSAAYVAAQQARSATAVAQAKSSDAAVLSSEAERERARADQRGRELERSRSQTGVAQRQAAAAEQVSERAVAVARDAQAELAALQAQKTERGMLVTLGDVLFELNRAEVKPAAQQSLRKLADFLQQYPQRQVLVEGHTDNSGGAALNDALSLRRADAVRAALLATHTGLDAARIATVGHGERFPVADNASASNRAMNRRVEIYISENEQPVRPRR from the coding sequence ATGAAAACACTGACTCTGAGTCCCAAGACCTCTACCTTGCCAGCTACCCTGCTGTTGACCGGCTTGCTGCTGGGCGCTTGCGCCAGCACGCCGCCAACGCCGCCGCCCGCGCTGGTGGACGCACGCCAAGCCGTGGCCAATGCCGCCGCTGACCCGATGGTGCGCCTACATGCGCCGTTGGAATTGAAAACGGCCAACGATTCGCTCAGCCGCGCCAATGCGCTGCTGCTCAAGGGCGATGCGAGTTCCGATCTGGACAGCGCGGCCTATGTGGCCGCGCAGCAAGCCCGCAGCGCGACTGCGGTGGCGCAGGCCAAGAGCAGTGATGCGGCCGTGCTCAGCAGCGAGGCAGAGCGCGAACGCGCCCGCGCCGATCAACGCGGCCGAGAGCTGGAGCGCTCGCGCAGCCAAACCGGCGTGGCGCAGCGCCAAGCCGCAGCGGCCGAGCAGGTGAGTGAGCGGGCCGTAGCCGTGGCGCGTGACGCGCAGGCCGAGCTGGCCGCCTTGCAAGCGCAAAAGACCGAGCGCGGCATGTTGGTGACGCTGGGTGATGTGCTGTTCGAACTCAACCGCGCCGAGGTGAAGCCCGCTGCTCAGCAGTCGCTGCGCAAGCTGGCGGACTTTTTGCAGCAGTATCCGCAGCGCCAGGTGCTGGTCGAAGGCCATACCGACAATAGCGGCGGTGCGGCTCTGAATGATGCGCTGTCCTTGCGCCGGGCCGATGCCGTCAGGGCCGCCCTGCTGGCCACTCATACCGGACTGGACGCAGCGCGCATCGCCACGGTTGGCCATGGGGAGCGCTTCCCGGTGGCGGATAACGCGAGTGCCAGCAACCGGGCCATGAACCGCCGGGTCGAGATCTATATCTCGGAGAACGAGCAGCCCGTACGTCCGCGTCGTTGA
- a CDS encoding GH36-type glycosyl hydrolase domain-containing protein, producing the protein MKHHTSDLQRLLPEVTPLLGDILGGQRGALLAPIRAEIFGQQRFAQHGRSLGLTHKAERSSAFAASFFPRLRSNIQALRQAHLYIGERAKSGYDISPAAEWLLDNFHLIEAQLKEIHEGLPQSYFRALPVLLDEPLAGLPRIYGVAWAFVAHTDGAFEEDLLLHFLAAYQETRELSLNEIWALPTTLRVVLVENLRRLAERVATNKAAREVANLCFDRLDSFNTRALDEVLALLNQRGVGRVFLAQMAQRLQDQRMTGVRLSDSLPARWLSEALPDLAAAQAQQIADQTADNLSVSNALTSLRAIGDADWPDIVARSSRLMQMMMDAPVFAAEHMVTRDQSLHAIERLARRSGRSEVAVAQALLALMRHSSEGDARHWLCGPGRPTLVAALGLPKQAALLERLDSWLARWSRPLRLPLYLAALLGGSLGLLTWLWPAALGLTGDWLGLSIVLALLILFPASEAVVAVINRLVSESARPSHLPRLALAQGIPAEHRVMVVIPAMLSSAAAVTELVHRLHLHYLANPESQAQFALLSDWLDAPTPELVGDAALLDLACAQLAELNARHPNAASLPGAAPLAPRFILLHRRRRFSPSEQAWLGWERKRGKLEQLVNLLAAASPESRSENSADANAARAFIPLGELSTPQPGTRYIVTLDSDTQLPPGRLRELVGVAAHPHNQPELDPSGRFVAQGYGILQPRVVTPLPAPKDFTLYHWFFAGQCGVDPYSAASSEVYQDLFQEGSFSGKGLLHVQALHAVLNARLPEGQVLSHDLLEGALARCAALSDITVVEDAPFHADVAASRVHRWTRGDWQLLPILLNPWRYPFAAVSRWKMFDNLRRSLVAPASLCLLLLLLSPAVAALGFSAWAGFGLVWAAVAAGPLLGALAGFAPSRDDLALRHFYGRAAADLLRALLSGLWLLGQLLQQALMALDAVLRALYRLLVSRRLLLQWTTAAAAQAAAKTTLPAALRQHWCGAALALLAWAALMLAGTANPGLASLLCLAWFAAPLASWWVSRPNPACEQAPLLAPEQAYLEAIARDTWRFFERCISAADRHLPPDNLQLDPQDMLAHRTSPTNIGLYLLASACAREFGWIGTQDLLSRLEATLTSMLALERHRGHFLNWYDTERGEALLPRYVSTVDSGNLCGHLLAAAQACRALRADPFERQAGARALQAAQTRLQPLLARRCGGSAVLREQLRWCLADLRATRRSVALDRVSPDSGLAATRLLALATAFERLAVEADFKFLHHPKRHLLHIGYRVAEQQLDSGFYDLLASESRLTSLFAIAKGDVPVRHWGALGRPFFAVAAVAGLRSWSGSMFEYLMPSLVLDEPHGSVLREACLAALQEQMRFAEQNLTPWGISESAYAGRDYTLAYQYAPQGVPRLALRRTPTEELVIAPYATALAAQIAPQEACRNFARLEALGPPGLVRSRYGFIEALDYSPARQLAQAGNTRFMAVNTFMAHHQGMSVVALANVLLGGPAQRWGMAPPQIEAVASLLHERAPREVAVLFEPPQGWVRQPRELRAPSLLREVLPGDTAVAPTHLLSNGNYSVALRANGAGWSRWGRFGISRWRDDALRDALGSFFYLRGLSGSARSGLSALSARPGLVSITQHPAPDPAAQYRCTFHADTVCFEASWPQLQAQTTVWVSPEDDIEFRQVELRNLGPHTLELELISAFEVTLAEPRADEAHPAFSNLFVRADWQPDHQALLFERKPRLATEQGLLAVHFLADGGPHLLSLRCQTDRQQWLGRNRPPNQPLANFDPAVISAQALPPGATLAQDTGLDPMCALAARVRIAANAKVTLTFATAASNSRSRLDAIVDKYRQPSHVQRATLMSATLTGIRLRMLGLSAESLHALQSLSTALVLTLTRPQAAAVAAGFEAPAALEGAAAAICDRRLLWRFGISGDKPLILVSAGVLQGLGLVRTLAKALRLWSWGGVACDLVIVNAEPASYLMPLQRELTALRERHLAESAAGPSGAQGLSGLHVLRADELSDAELNSLRSLACLHLHADGRPLTHHVEDWLQQHEQALDARLEASMTAVGPALLSSAMPELAQFKGQFSSSADDEAQGEFSFEVDARSRPLRPWINVLANRDFGAQISEAGGGYSWALNSRMNQLTPWSNDAVADPPGEWFLLQDLATQAAWSVAPGAWGPADVCHEVSHGQGYSVIKHRRGDLAVTATWCLDAQRSVKQVQLAFVNHGSRVLSLRVVGMVEWLMGANRAERSTVLTAARPSRASDHRLNTLLATQHERAQGFGDGTAFFALAAPAEMHAREGHGVDWTCDRREFFDARGRLVLPDFFGKRQGAGLDPCAALSTQLMLAPGGSAQRVFLLGYAANPAAALDLAEQAADVIPAQRLAATRASWDELLGATQLATPDPLFDALVNRWLLYQTVACRLWAKAGFYQAGGATGFRDQLQDAMALAWAAPAMLRQQIVLCASRQFVEGDVQHWWHSPQGAGVRTHFSDDLLWLPLACAHYLRCCGDAELLDQSVHFLDGAQIPEGAEDAYYTPTESAEAASVYEHGARAIDRSLKVGVHGLPLMGSGDWNDGMNRVGAEGRGESVWLGWFLCRVVADYAPLARARGESFRASVWENAAAGWRSALIGPGWDGQWFKRAFFDNGEALGSGQNTEARIDLIAQAWSVLSGAAPPALQRIAMAAAQTHLVDAEAGLLRLLDPPLVDAVPSAGYIQAYPPGVRENGGQYSHAGVWALMARAQLAQASPPTDEGAWGEQGGAGEGAELVGDALYRYFSYLSPAHRAAHPQRGPVYRTEPYVLAGDVYSQPPYVGRGGWSWYTGAAAWLHRAALESICGLRLEARNLSFTPCLPSHWPRVELRLKRAGRVMHFVLLRGTPAEALVAAQALAGQVLLPGQSLAWADLPELPATRHFLIPLLPAAGGTPAHSPARLLPTAAGEAR; encoded by the coding sequence ATGAAACACCACACTAGCGATTTGCAGCGCCTGCTGCCGGAGGTGACCCCCCTCTTGGGCGACATCCTGGGCGGCCAGCGCGGCGCCTTGTTGGCGCCGATTCGGGCCGAGATCTTCGGCCAGCAGCGCTTCGCCCAACATGGCCGCAGCCTCGGCCTTACCCACAAGGCGGAGCGCTCCAGCGCCTTCGCAGCGAGCTTTTTCCCGCGCCTGCGCAGCAATATCCAGGCCTTGCGCCAAGCCCATCTCTACATCGGCGAGCGCGCCAAAAGCGGCTACGACATCAGCCCGGCGGCCGAATGGCTGCTCGACAACTTCCACCTGATCGAGGCGCAACTCAAAGAGATCCACGAGGGCCTGCCGCAAAGCTATTTCCGCGCCTTGCCCGTGCTGCTGGATGAGCCGCTGGCTGGGCTGCCTCGCATCTACGGCGTGGCCTGGGCTTTTGTGGCCCATACCGACGGCGCTTTCGAAGAGGACTTGCTGCTGCATTTCCTGGCCGCCTACCAAGAAACGCGCGAACTCAGCCTGAATGAAATCTGGGCCTTGCCCACCACCTTGCGGGTAGTTCTGGTGGAAAACCTGCGCCGCCTGGCCGAACGCGTGGCCACCAACAAGGCCGCGCGCGAGGTTGCTAATCTCTGCTTTGACCGGCTGGACAGCTTCAACACGCGGGCGCTGGATGAGGTGCTGGCGCTGCTGAACCAGCGCGGCGTCGGGCGAGTGTTTCTGGCCCAGATGGCGCAGCGCCTGCAAGACCAGCGCATGACCGGGGTGCGCTTGAGCGATTCGCTGCCGGCGCGCTGGTTGAGCGAGGCCTTGCCCGATCTGGCCGCCGCGCAGGCGCAGCAGATCGCTGATCAAACGGCGGACAACCTCAGCGTCAGCAATGCCCTGACCAGCTTGCGTGCCATCGGTGATGCCGACTGGCCTGACATCGTCGCCCGCAGCAGCCGCTTGATGCAAATGATGATGGACGCACCGGTGTTCGCCGCCGAGCACATGGTCACGCGGGACCAGAGCCTGCACGCCATCGAGCGCCTGGCGCGGCGCAGCGGGCGCAGCGAAGTCGCCGTGGCGCAGGCCTTGCTGGCGCTGATGCGCCATAGCAGCGAGGGCGATGCCCGGCACTGGCTTTGCGGGCCGGGCCGGCCGACCTTGGTCGCTGCCTTGGGCCTGCCTAAACAAGCGGCCCTGCTGGAGCGCCTGGACAGCTGGCTGGCCCGCTGGAGCCGGCCCTTGCGGCTGCCGCTCTATCTGGCCGCCTTGCTGGGCGGCAGCTTGGGTTTGCTGACCTGGCTCTGGCCGGCAGCACTTGGGCTCACAGGAGACTGGCTTGGATTGAGCATTGTGCTGGCCTTGCTAATCTTGTTCCCGGCCTCGGAGGCGGTGGTTGCGGTGATCAACCGCCTGGTCAGCGAGTCCGCCCGGCCCAGCCATTTGCCACGCCTGGCCCTGGCCCAAGGCATACCGGCCGAGCACCGCGTGATGGTGGTCATTCCAGCCATGCTGAGCAGTGCTGCTGCCGTGACCGAGCTGGTGCACCGCCTGCATCTGCATTACCTGGCCAACCCCGAGTCACAGGCGCAGTTTGCCTTGCTGAGCGATTGGCTGGACGCGCCCACGCCCGAGCTGGTGGGCGACGCCGCCTTGCTGGACTTGGCCTGTGCGCAGCTGGCCGAGCTGAATGCCCGCCACCCGAACGCCGCCTCTTTGCCGGGTGCGGCGCCGCTGGCGCCGCGCTTCATCTTGCTGCACCGGCGCCGGCGCTTCAGCCCCAGCGAGCAGGCCTGGCTGGGCTGGGAGCGCAAGCGCGGCAAGCTGGAGCAGTTGGTGAACCTGCTGGCCGCCGCCAGCCCAGAGAGCCGCAGTGAGAACAGCGCCGACGCCAACGCGGCCCGCGCCTTCATCCCTCTGGGCGAGCTGTCAACGCCGCAGCCCGGCACCCGCTACATCGTCACTTTGGACAGCGACACCCAGCTGCCGCCGGGCCGCTTGCGTGAGCTTGTCGGCGTGGCCGCCCATCCGCACAACCAGCCCGAGTTGGACCCCAGCGGCCGCTTTGTGGCCCAGGGCTATGGCATCTTGCAGCCGCGTGTGGTCACGCCGCTGCCGGCGCCCAAGGACTTCACGCTTTATCACTGGTTCTTTGCCGGCCAATGTGGCGTGGACCCCTACAGCGCCGCCAGCTCCGAGGTCTATCAAGACTTGTTTCAGGAGGGTAGCTTCAGCGGCAAGGGCCTGCTGCATGTGCAAGCCTTGCACGCCGTCTTGAATGCCCGCCTGCCCGAGGGTCAGGTCTTGAGTCATGACTTGCTCGAAGGCGCCCTGGCGCGTTGCGCGGCGCTGAGCGACATCACGGTGGTTGAAGATGCGCCTTTCCATGCCGATGTGGCGGCCTCCCGCGTGCACCGCTGGACCCGTGGCGATTGGCAGCTGTTGCCGATTCTGCTGAACCCCTGGCGCTATCCCTTTGCGGCAGTGAGCCGCTGGAAGATGTTTGACAATCTGCGCCGCTCGTTGGTGGCGCCGGCCTCTTTGTGTTTGCTCCTGCTCTTGCTGAGCCCCGCCGTGGCGGCCTTGGGCTTTTCGGCCTGGGCGGGCTTTGGCCTGGTGTGGGCGGCAGTGGCGGCCGGGCCGCTGCTGGGTGCCTTGGCCGGCTTTGCGCCCAGCCGGGATGATTTGGCGCTGCGCCACTTCTACGGCCGTGCTGCCGCCGACTTGCTGCGCGCGCTGCTCAGCGGCCTGTGGTTGCTGGGCCAGTTGCTGCAGCAGGCTTTGATGGCGCTGGACGCCGTGCTGCGGGCGCTCTATCGCCTGCTTGTCAGCCGCCGCCTGCTCTTGCAATGGACCACGGCCGCGGCCGCCCAGGCCGCCGCCAAAACCACGCTGCCCGCAGCGCTGCGCCAGCATTGGTGCGGCGCCGCGCTGGCGCTGCTGGCTTGGGCCGCGCTGATGCTTGCCGGCACGGCCAACCCCGGCTTGGCCAGTCTTTTGTGCCTGGCCTGGTTCGCCGCACCCCTGGCCAGCTGGTGGGTCAGCCGGCCCAATCCGGCCTGTGAGCAAGCGCCGCTCTTGGCGCCCGAGCAGGCTTATCTCGAAGCCATTGCGCGCGACACCTGGCGGTTTTTTGAGCGCTGCATCAGCGCCGCCGACCGTCACTTACCGCCCGACAACCTGCAGCTGGACCCGCAGGACATGCTGGCCCACCGCACCTCGCCGACCAATATCGGCCTCTACTTGCTGGCCAGCGCCTGCGCGCGCGAGTTCGGCTGGATTGGCACGCAGGACTTGCTGAGCCGCCTGGAGGCCACCTTGACCAGCATGCTGGCGCTGGAGCGCCATCGCGGCCATTTCTTGAACTGGTACGACACCGAGCGCGGCGAGGCGCTGCTGCCACGCTACGTCTCCACCGTGGACAGCGGCAATCTCTGCGGCCACCTATTGGCCGCCGCGCAAGCCTGCCGGGCCTTGCGCGCAGATCCATTTGAGAGGCAGGCTGGCGCACGCGCGCTGCAGGCCGCGCAAACGCGCTTGCAACCCTTGCTGGCCAGGCGCTGCGGCGGCTCGGCGGTGCTGCGCGAGCAGCTGCGCTGGTGCCTGGCCGATCTGCGGGCCACGCGGCGCTCCGTCGCGCTGGATCGGGTGAGCCCCGATTCCGGCCTTGCAGCCACGCGCCTGCTGGCCCTGGCCACGGCGTTCGAGCGCTTGGCGGTCGAGGCGGATTTCAAATTTCTCCACCATCCCAAGCGGCATCTGCTGCACATCGGTTACCGGGTGGCCGAGCAGCAGCTGGACTCGGGCTTTTACGATTTGCTGGCCTCGGAGTCTCGCCTGACCAGCTTGTTCGCGATTGCCAAGGGCGACGTGCCGGTGCGCCACTGGGGCGCGCTGGGGCGGCCCTTTTTTGCCGTGGCGGCGGTGGCCGGCCTGCGTTCCTGGTCTGGCTCGATGTTCGAATACCTGATGCCCAGCCTGGTGCTGGACGAGCCGCATGGCAGCGTCTTGCGCGAGGCCTGCCTGGCCGCTTTGCAAGAACAGATGCGCTTTGCTGAGCAGAACCTGACGCCCTGGGGCATTTCGGAATCGGCCTATGCCGGGCGCGACTACACCCTGGCTTATCAGTACGCACCCCAAGGCGTGCCCCGCCTGGCCTTGCGGCGCACGCCGACCGAGGAGTTGGTGATCGCGCCCTATGCCACGGCGCTGGCCGCGCAGATTGCACCTCAGGAAGCTTGTCGCAACTTCGCTCGGCTGGAAGCGCTGGGCCCGCCGGGCTTGGTGCGCAGCCGCTATGGCTTCATCGAAGCGCTGGACTATTCGCCCGCGCGTCAACTGGCCCAAGCCGGCAACACCCGCTTCATGGCGGTCAACACCTTCATGGCCCATCACCAGGGCATGAGCGTGGTGGCGCTGGCCAATGTGCTGCTGGGCGGCCCGGCGCAGCGCTGGGGCATGGCGCCGCCGCAGATCGAGGCGGTGGCCTCGCTGCTGCATGAGCGCGCACCGCGTGAAGTGGCGGTGCTGTTTGAGCCGCCGCAAGGCTGGGTGCGGCAGCCGCGTGAGTTGCGTGCGCCCAGCTTGCTGCGCGAAGTGCTGCCCGGCGACACCGCCGTGGCGCCCACCCATTTGCTGTCAAACGGGAATTACAGCGTGGCGCTGCGCGCCAATGGCGCGGGCTGGAGCCGCTGGGGGCGTTTTGGCATTAGCCGCTGGCGTGACGATGCCTTGCGCGATGCGCTGGGCAGCTTTTTCTATTTGCGCGGCTTGTCCGGGTCAGCTCGGTCGGGACTGTCGGCGCTGTCGGCGCGGCCTGGCTTGGTGTCCATCACCCAGCATCCGGCGCCCGATCCCGCGGCCCAGTACCGCTGCACCTTCCATGCCGACACGGTTTGCTTCGAGGCCAGTTGGCCGCAGCTGCAGGCGCAAACCACGGTCTGGGTCAGCCCCGAGGACGATATCGAGTTCCGCCAGGTCGAGCTGCGCAATCTGGGCCCGCACACCCTGGAGCTGGAACTGATTTCGGCCTTTGAAGTCACGCTGGCGGAGCCGCGTGCCGATGAGGCGCACCCGGCTTTTTCCAATTTGTTTGTGCGCGCCGATTGGCAGCCCGATCACCAGGCCTTGCTGTTCGAGCGCAAGCCGCGCCTGGCCACCGAACAAGGCTTGCTGGCGGTGCACTTTCTGGCCGATGGTGGCCCGCATCTGCTGAGCCTGCGCTGCCAAACCGATCGCCAGCAATGGCTGGGTCGCAATCGCCCGCCCAACCAGCCCTTGGCGAATTTCGATCCAGCTGTGATCAGTGCGCAGGCGCTGCCCCCCGGCGCCACGCTGGCCCAAGACACCGGCCTGGACCCGATGTGCGCCCTGGCCGCGCGCGTACGCATCGCCGCCAACGCCAAGGTGACGCTGACCTTTGCCACCGCCGCCTCGAACAGCCGCAGCCGCTTGGACGCCATCGTCGACAAATACCGCCAGCCCAGCCATGTGCAGCGGGCGACGTTGATGTCGGCCACGCTGACCGGCATCCGCCTGCGCATGCTGGGCCTCAGCGCCGAGAGCCTGCACGCGCTGCAGTCCCTCAGCACCGCGCTGGTGTTGACGCTGACGCGGCCGCAGGCGGCGGCGGTCGCTGCTGGCTTCGAAGCGCCCGCCGCGCTGGAAGGCGCGGCCGCCGCCATCTGTGACCGCCGCCTGCTCTGGCGCTTTGGCATCTCGGGCGATAAGCCGCTGATTTTGGTTTCGGCTGGTGTGTTGCAAGGCTTGGGCCTGGTGCGCACCTTGGCCAAGGCGCTGCGCCTGTGGTCCTGGGGCGGGGTGGCTTGTGATCTGGTGATCGTTAATGCCGAACCAGCTTCCTATTTGATGCCCTTGCAGCGCGAGCTGACGGCTTTGCGCGAACGCCATCTGGCTGAAAGCGCGGCCGGGCCATCGGGGGCCCAGGGCTTGAGCGGCCTGCATGTCTTGCGCGCCGATGAACTCTCAGACGCCGAACTGAACAGCCTGCGCAGCCTGGCCTGCCTGCATCTGCATGCCGATGGCCGGCCCCTGACGCATCATGTCGAAGACTGGTTGCAGCAGCACGAACAGGCGCTGGACGCGCGCCTGGAGGCGTCGATGACGGCGGTTGGGCCGGCACTGCTCAGTTCGGCGATGCCAGAGCTTGCTCAGTTCAAGGGCCAGTTCAGCAGCAGCGCCGACGACGAAGCTCAGGGCGAGTTCAGCTTCGAAGTCGACGCCCGCTCGCGGCCCCTGCGGCCCTGGATCAATGTGCTGGCCAATCGCGACTTCGGCGCGCAGATTTCCGAGGCCGGCGGCGGCTACAGCTGGGCCTTGAACAGCCGCATGAACCAGCTCACACCCTGGTCCAACGATGCGGTGGCCGATCCGCCGGGCGAATGGTTCTTGTTGCAGGATCTGGCGACGCAGGCAGCCTGGAGCGTGGCGCCGGGCGCTTGGGGGCCGGCCGATGTCTGCCATGAAGTCAGCCATGGCCAAGGCTATAGCGTGATCAAGCACCGGCGCGGCGATCTGGCGGTGACGGCGACTTGGTGCTTGGATGCACAGCGCTCGGTCAAGCAGGTGCAACTGGCTTTCGTCAACCATGGCAGCCGGGTTCTGTCCCTGCGCGTGGTGGGCATGGTGGAGTGGCTGATGGGCGCCAACCGCGCCGAGCGCAGCACGGTGCTAACGGCGGCCCGGCCCTCGCGCGCCAGTGACCACCGCCTCAACACCTTGCTGGCCACCCAGCATGAGCGTGCGCAGGGCTTTGGCGATGGCACGGCCTTCTTCGCCCTGGCCGCGCCGGCGGAGATGCACGCCAGGGAAGGGCATGGCGTGGACTGGACCTGCGACCGGCGCGAGTTCTTCGACGCCCGTGGGCGCTTGGTGTTGCCGGACTTTTTCGGCAAACGCCAGGGCGCTGGCCTGGACCCCTGCGCCGCCTTATCGACCCAGCTGATGCTGGCGCCGGGCGGCAGTGCGCAGCGGGTTTTTCTGCTCGGCTACGCAGCCAACCCGGCCGCCGCCCTGGACTTGGCCGAGCAGGCCGCCGATGTCATCCCTGCGCAGCGCTTGGCTGCCACGCGTGCCAGCTGGGATGAACTGCTGGGCGCCACCCAGCTGGCAACACCTGACCCCTTGTTCGACGCCTTGGTCAACCGCTGGCTGCTTTACCAGACCGTGGCTTGCCGGCTTTGGGCCAAGGCGGGCTTTTATCAAGCGGGCGGCGCCACCGGCTTTCGTGACCAGTTGCAAGACGCCATGGCCTTGGCCTGGGCCGCGCCGGCCATGCTGCGCCAGCAAATCGTGCTGTGTGCCTCGCGCCAATTCGTCGAGGGCGATGTGCAGCATTGGTGGCATAGCCCGCAAGGGGCCGGCGTGCGCACGCATTTTTCTGATGACTTGCTCTGGCTGCCCCTGGCCTGCGCGCACTATCTTCGCTGCTGCGGTGACGCCGAACTGCTGGACCAAAGCGTGCATTTCCTCGACGGCGCGCAGATCCCCGAGGGCGCCGAAGACGCTTACTACACGCCGACCGAAAGCGCTGAGGCGGCATCTGTTTACGAGCACGGCGCACGCGCCATCGACCGCAGCTTGAAGGTGGGCGTGCACGGCCTGCCCTTGATGGGCAGCGGCGACTGGAACGACGGCATGAACCGGGTCGGGGCCGAGGGGCGGGGCGAATCCGTCTGGCTGGGCTGGTTCTTGTGCCGGGTGGTGGCCGACTATGCGCCGCTGGCCCGGGCACGCGGCGAAAGCTTCCGCGCCTCGGTGTGGGAGAACGCCGCGGCGGGCTGGCGCTCGGCCTTGATCGGGCCGGGCTGGGACGGGCAATGGTTCAAGCGCGCTTTCTTCGACAACGGCGAGGCGCTGGGCAGCGGCCAGAACACGGAAGCTCGCATCGACTTGATCGCCCAGGCCTGGAGCGTTTTGTCGGGCGCCGCGCCGCCGGCCCTGCAGCGCATCGCCATGGCCGCCGCGCAAACGCATCTGGTGGATGCCGAGGCGGGCTTGCTGCGCTTGCTGGATCCGCCGCTGGTGGATGCAGTGCCAAGCGCGGGCTATATCCAGGCCTATCCGCCTGGCGTGCGAGAGAACGGCGGCCAGTATTCCCACGCCGGGGTTTGGGCCTTGATGGCCCGGGCCCAGCTGGCGCAGGCCAGCCCACCGACAGATGAGGGCGCATGGGGCGAACAGGGTGGAGCAGGTGAGGGTGCTGAGCTGGTGGGCGATGCGCTGTACCGTTATTTCAGCTATCTGAGCCCGGCCCACCGTGCTGCGCATCCCCAGCGCGGCCCCGTCTACCGGACCGAGCCTTATGTGCTGGCGGGCGATGTTTACAGCCAGCCGCCCTATGTCGGGCGTGGCGGCTGGTCTTGGTACACGGGGGCGGCGGCCTGGCTGCACCGCGCCGCGCTGGAGTCCATCTGTGGCCTGCGGCTGGAGGCGCGCAATTTGAGCTTTACCCCATGCCTGCCCAGCCACTGGCCGCGTGTGGAGCTGAGGCTCAAGCGGGCCGGCCGGGTGATGCACTTTGTCTTGCTGCGCGGCACGCCGGCCGAGGCGCTGGTTGCTGCCCAAGCCTTGGCGGGCCAGGTTCTGCTGCCGGGGCAAAGCCTGGCTTGGGCCGACTTGCCCGAGTTGCCAGCTACCCGCCACTTCCTGATTCCACTCTTGCCCGCTGCGGGCGGCACGCCGGCCCACAGCCCCGCGCGGCTTCTTCCTACAGCGGCAGGCGAAGCGCGCTGA
- a CDS encoding ferritin-like domain-containing protein, whose protein sequence is MTHHKNHDQAAQPHAAMRLDMVAVEAAKHSLAHGAVTPSYGPWAADIIQLLNDSLATELVCVLRYKRHHFTAQGLASPKIAEEFLVHANAESGHADRLAQRIVQLGGAPDFSPATLAERSHAAYDQSSSLQDMIRANLIAERVAIECYSQMIALIGDKDSTTRRLLESILSDEQDHAEELKDWLAA, encoded by the coding sequence ATGACGCATCACAAAAATCACGATCAAGCCGCCCAGCCTCATGCGGCGATGCGTCTGGACATGGTGGCCGTTGAGGCCGCCAAACACAGCCTGGCGCATGGGGCGGTAACGCCCAGCTACGGCCCTTGGGCGGCCGACATCATTCAGCTGCTGAACGACTCGCTGGCGACCGAGCTGGTATGTGTGCTGCGCTACAAGCGCCATCACTTCACCGCCCAGGGTCTGGCTTCGCCCAAGATTGCCGAGGAGTTTTTAGTGCATGCCAATGCCGAGTCCGGCCACGCCGACCGGCTGGCCCAGCGCATCGTGCAGCTTGGCGGCGCGCCCGACTTTTCACCCGCAACACTGGCCGAGCGCAGCCACGCGGCTTACGACCAGTCCAGCAGCCTGCAGGACATGATCCGCGCCAACCTGATCGCCGAGCGCGTCGCCATTGAGTGCTACAGCCAAATGATCGCGCTGATCGGCGACAAGGACAGCACCACCCGCCGCTTGCTCGAAAGCATCCTCAGCGATGAGCAAGACCATGCCGAGGAACTCAAAGACTGGCTGGCGGCTTAA
- a CDS encoding BON domain-containing protein gives MNSLNIRNTLAIIVAAVALLSATGCAVTRGQEPLGAYIDDSAITTAVKARFVDNTDVDAAAISVETMKGTVMLSGFAKSQKEKDTAQAMAWKVNGVKAVKNEITVRP, from the coding sequence ATGAACTCACTCAATATTCGCAACACCCTGGCCATCATCGTGGCCGCCGTCGCTCTGCTGTCGGCCACCGGCTGTGCCGTGACCCGTGGCCAAGAGCCTCTGGGTGCCTATATCGATGACAGCGCCATCACCACGGCTGTGAAGGCCCGCTTCGTTGACAACACCGACGTTGACGCTGCCGCCATCAGCGTCGAGACGATGAAGGGCACCGTGATGTTGTCCGGCTTCGCCAAGAGCCAGAAGGAAAAAGACACCGCCCAAGCCATGGCTTGGAAGGTCAATGGTGTGAAGGCCGTGAAGAACGAAATCACGGTCCGCCCTTGA
- a CDS encoding CsbD family protein, translating into MNWDRIAGNWKQVSGRAVEQWGKLSKDDFDVVAGRREILAGKIQERYGVAKEEAESQIAAWERTVTDDWFTSAK; encoded by the coding sequence ATGAATTGGGATCGCATCGCAGGGAATTGGAAGCAAGTCAGCGGCCGCGCCGTTGAGCAATGGGGCAAGTTGAGCAAGGATGACTTTGATGTCGTCGCCGGCCGCCGCGAAATTCTGGCCGGCAAGATCCAGGAACGCTACGGCGTCGCCAAGGAAGAGGCCGAGTCGCAGATCGCCGCTTGGGAGCGCACGGTCACCGATGACTGGTTCACGTCAGCGAAGTAA